In Legionella spiritensis, the following proteins share a genomic window:
- a CDS encoding endonuclease domain-containing protein, with protein MEKSVLRQRARDLRKNSTDAERHLWYYLRANRPGFKFKRQVPIGDYIVDFACLEKRLIIELDGGQHLHNQIYDTKRTDWLKTHGFKVLRFWNHDIFQHTPTVLDVIMTALK; from the coding sequence GTGGAAAAATCGGTGTTAAGGCAACGAGCCCGCGATTTAAGGAAAAACAGTACGGATGCTGAGAGGCATCTATGGTACTATCTTCGAGCGAATAGACCTGGATTTAAATTCAAGAGACAAGTCCCAATAGGCGACTACATCGTTGATTTTGCCTGCCTTGAAAAACGGCTGATTATCGAGCTTGATGGTGGTCAACACCTGCACAATCAAATTTACGATACGAAGCGTACTGATTGGCTAAAGACACATGGTTTTAAAGTGCTCCGCTTTTGGAATCATGATATCTTTCAGCACACGCCAACAGTCCTCGACGTCATCATGACTGCTTTAAAGTAA
- the metG gene encoding methionine--tRNA ligase, with translation MTTTRKMLVTSALPYANGHLHLGHLVEHIQTDIWVRTHKMLGHYCISVCGDDAHGTPVMLKAEQLGVTPEVLTAEMQLSHESDFNAFAIHYDSYHTTHSPENQALANEIYRRLEARGDIVKKTIRQAYDPVKAMFLPDRYVKGTCPKCATPDQYGDNCESCGATYAPTDLQDAVSVISGARPVEKESEHYFFDLPRYESLLKAWTRKGHLQAEVANKLDEWFAAGLKQWDISRDAPYFGFPIPGKPGKYFYVWLDAPIGYMASFKKYCDENDLSFAEFWDADSKTELYHFVGKDIVYFHALFWPAMLAGSGHRLPTAVYTHGFLTVNGQKMSKSRGTFIEARTYLKHLHPEYLRYYYAAKLNGRVDDLDLNFDDFINRVNADLVGKVVNIASRSAGFINKRFDNRLGESLCEPALYQEILDAKEGIIEAFVQRDYARAVRQIMDCADKVNQYIDARKPWVLAKDETRQADVQAICTMGLNLFRLLIGFLKPVLPIMAREAEAFLNCPPLNWDNLDKPLLAHTINPFKPLMVRVEREKIDAMLAALREQSPPTVKENNMTENSKKEETISIDEFSKIDLRIARIVAAEPVEGADKLLRLKLDLNGSEKQVFAGIKSAYNPDELVGRLTVMVANLAPRTMRFGVSEGMVLAAGDGKGLFLLQPDEGAKPGMKVK, from the coding sequence ATGACTACGACACGTAAGATGCTGGTCACCAGCGCGCTTCCCTACGCCAATGGCCATTTGCATCTGGGTCATCTGGTTGAACATATTCAGACCGATATCTGGGTGCGTACCCATAAAATGCTGGGGCATTATTGTATCAGCGTGTGCGGTGATGACGCGCACGGCACGCCCGTGATGCTGAAAGCCGAGCAATTGGGTGTGACACCGGAGGTATTGACCGCGGAAATGCAGTTGAGCCATGAGAGCGACTTTAACGCGTTCGCCATCCATTACGACAGTTACCACACCACCCACTCTCCTGAAAATCAGGCGTTGGCCAATGAGATCTACCGGCGTCTGGAGGCGCGCGGCGATATCGTTAAAAAAACCATTCGCCAGGCTTATGATCCGGTTAAAGCCATGTTTTTACCTGATCGTTATGTGAAAGGCACCTGTCCGAAATGCGCCACGCCCGATCAATACGGTGATAACTGCGAGTCGTGCGGCGCGACCTACGCGCCTACGGATTTACAAGACGCGGTGTCGGTCATTTCCGGCGCCAGGCCGGTGGAAAAGGAATCGGAACATTATTTTTTTGATTTGCCGCGTTACGAGTCGCTGCTTAAGGCATGGACCCGGAAAGGCCACTTGCAGGCGGAAGTCGCCAACAAGCTCGATGAGTGGTTTGCCGCGGGATTAAAACAGTGGGATATTTCCCGCGACGCGCCTTATTTCGGGTTTCCCATACCCGGTAAGCCGGGTAAGTATTTTTACGTGTGGCTGGACGCGCCTATCGGATATATGGCCAGCTTTAAGAAATATTGTGATGAAAACGATTTGTCGTTTGCCGAATTCTGGGACGCCGATTCCAAAACGGAACTGTATCATTTTGTCGGCAAGGACATTGTCTATTTTCATGCCCTGTTCTGGCCGGCCATGCTGGCAGGCAGCGGTCATCGTCTGCCCACGGCGGTGTATACCCACGGTTTTCTGACGGTCAATGGACAGAAAATGTCGAAATCGCGGGGGACGTTTATCGAGGCGCGTACCTATCTGAAGCATTTGCATCCGGAGTACCTGCGTTATTATTATGCCGCCAAACTCAACGGCCGTGTGGATGATCTCGATTTGAATTTCGACGACTTTATCAACCGGGTCAACGCCGATCTGGTGGGTAAAGTGGTTAATATCGCCAGCCGTTCGGCCGGGTTTATTAATAAGCGATTTGATAACCGTCTGGGCGAGAGCTTGTGCGAGCCGGCGTTGTATCAGGAAATTCTGGACGCGAAAGAGGGTATTATCGAAGCCTTCGTGCAACGTGATTACGCCCGCGCCGTGCGCCAAATCATGGATTGTGCCGATAAGGTCAATCAATATATTGACGCCAGGAAACCCTGGGTGCTGGCCAAGGACGAAACACGCCAGGCCGATGTCCAGGCTATTTGTACCATGGGTTTGAATCTGTTTCGTTTGTTAATCGGGTTTTTAAAACCGGTTCTGCCGATCATGGCCCGGGAGGCGGAAGCGTTTTTAAATTGCCCACCCTTAAACTGGGACAACCTCGACAAGCCGTTGCTCGCCCATACGATTAACCCGTTTAAACCATTGATGGTGCGGGTTGAACGGGAAAAAATTGATGCCATGCTGGCGGCTTTAAGGGAACAATCCCCGCCAACGGTGAAGGAAAATAATATGACGGAAAACAGCAAGAAAGAAGAAACCATCTCCATAGACGAATTCAGCAAGATTGATTTGCGCATAGCCCGTATTGTGGCGGCAGAACCCGTGGAGGGTGCTGATAAACTGCTGCGTCTCAAGCTGGATTTAAACGGCAGTGAAAAACAGGTTTTTGCCGGCATTAAAAGCGCTTATAACCCTGACGAACTGGTAGGCCGACTGACGGTGATGGTGGCCAATCTGGCGCCGCGCACCATGCGTTTTGGCGTTTCGGAGGGTATGGTGCTGGCCGCTGGCGACGGCAAGGGACTTTTCCTTTTGCAGCCGGATGAGGGTGCGAAACCCGGGATGAAAGTCAAGTAA
- a CDS encoding transposase, whose amino-acid sequence MSRMVIDDEIWCRLETLLPKPKGRHGKDERLFMEATGGMLQTALL is encoded by the coding sequence TTGTCACGGATGGTCATTGACGATGAGATATGGTGTCGTTTAGAAACGTTGCTTCCAAAACCTAAGGGACGTCATGGTAAGGATGAGCGGTTGTTTATGGAGGCAACAGGCGGGATGCTTCAAACGGCTTTACTTTAA
- the nth gene encoding endonuclease III, which produces MNNARRRQIFERFRSDNPHPTTELTFHSTFELLIAVILSAQATDVSVNKATEKLFPVANTPEAMLQLGEEGLKDYIKTIGLYNSKASNIIKTCQMLLDDHDGHVPDKRHDLEKLPGVGRKTANVILNTAFGQPTIAVDTHIFRVANRTGLARGKTPLAVEQGLLKHVDKEFLQDAHHWLVLHGRYVCVARKPHCRECLIHDLCEYRDKNL; this is translated from the coding sequence ATGAATAACGCCAGGCGACGTCAGATTTTCGAGCGTTTTCGAAGCGACAATCCCCATCCCACGACCGAATTAACATTTCATTCGACCTTTGAATTGCTGATTGCGGTGATCTTATCGGCCCAGGCCACGGATGTCAGCGTCAACAAGGCGACTGAAAAGCTGTTTCCTGTGGCCAATACGCCCGAAGCCATGCTGCAATTGGGCGAAGAAGGTCTCAAGGACTACATTAAAACCATAGGTCTTTATAACAGCAAGGCGAGCAACATCATCAAAACCTGCCAGATGTTGCTTGATGATCATGACGGTCACGTCCCGGATAAACGGCACGATTTGGAAAAGCTGCCGGGCGTGGGACGAAAAACCGCCAATGTGATTCTGAATACGGCCTTTGGCCAGCCGACCATCGCGGTAGATACCCACATTTTTCGGGTGGCGAACCGTACTGGTCTTGCCAGGGGAAAAACACCGCTTGCCGTGGAGCAAGGGTTGCTTAAGCATGTCGATAAGGAATTTCTTCAGGACGCCCACCATTGGCTGGTACTGCATGGACGTTATGTCTGTGTGGCACGCAAACCGCACTGCAGGGAATGTCTGATTCATGATTTATGCGAATACAGGGATAAAAATCTGTAA
- a CDS encoding RnfABCDGE type electron transport complex subunit B: MASVKDIDALLPQTQCGECGFDGCLPYAEALARGASTIDRCPPGGVATVKALAGLLAIDAMPYLNSAEANTRPPALAVIREEECIGCTKCIQACPVDAIIGSAKLMHAVIRHECTGCGLCVEPCPVDCIELTPLPEAAYDKALARERFQARKIRQLRDEHHKQQLYRAKKKLAGKQEDKQKDLQAKQDYILAAMDRVKAKQSHE, encoded by the coding sequence ATGGCGTCAGTCAAGGACATTGATGCGCTGCTGCCGCAGACGCAATGCGGCGAATGTGGTTTTGACGGCTGTTTGCCTTATGCCGAGGCGCTGGCTCGCGGCGCCAGTACGATCGATCGCTGCCCTCCCGGCGGGGTGGCTACGGTGAAAGCACTGGCGGGATTACTGGCCATCGACGCGATGCCGTATCTCAACAGCGCCGAAGCCAATACCCGCCCCCCCGCTCTGGCTGTCATTCGTGAGGAGGAGTGCATCGGATGTACGAAATGTATCCAGGCTTGTCCGGTGGACGCTATTATCGGCAGTGCCAAACTCATGCACGCGGTTATCCGTCATGAATGTACGGGTTGTGGTCTCTGTGTCGAACCCTGCCCGGTCGATTGCATTGAATTAACCCCGCTGCCGGAAGCGGCTTATGATAAAGCCCTGGCACGAGAACGTTTTCAGGCGCGAAAAATACGGCAATTGCGAGACGAGCATCACAAACAACAGTTGTACCGTGCGAAAAAAAAGCTGGCCGGGAAGCAGGAAGATAAACAAAAGGATTTACAAGCCAAGCAGGATTATATTCTTGCCGCCATGGATCGGGTCAAGGCGAAACAGTCTCATGAATAA